The region CCGCACGGTTGCCGCTGCGCGACCGCTTCACCCTTGGCACCCTCTTCACCCTCACCCCCGCCCCCATCGGCCCAGAAAAAGCGCCCCCGCCGAAGGCGGGTCCGCCTGCGGCGGAGACTGCCTCGCCACCTGGGCCCACCACCCCACCGCGTGTTTGAATTATTGAGGACCACGCATGCACTTGCTCAGTCCGCCGATACGAATGCAACAATCCGGATTATGGGACACGCCAGATCGATTCTCGAAGGTGTGGCCCACAATAAATCAACCACATACAGCGGCGCCATCGCTGGCACAACGCGTGCATCACCAAATGACGCAACATTATGACGAGAATTCCCCCTAGAACACGAACGCCCCCGCGACCGCGCGGGATAGGGAACAGCGAATCAATGCGACCTTCTCGAAAAACTGTGACTATGCGATCTGACATTGCTCGGCCGGACAGTTCACACGCTGCTCCATCGACTCAGTCATCCAAGACTCCTCTCGGACCTGCTGCCGCAAGGTTTGCCGAGACCTCACCATTATCGAACGTGGCGATGCGCAATGAGGCCCACTTCGGCCCAACAGGTTTCTATTGGTTCATGGTCAGCCATAACATCCTCTTGCATCAGGAGTGCGTGCAGACGGGCGGACGGATTCTCGATGCATGGATCGGAGCACACGCGTCCACTGCCCCACTCCGGGTGCTAGATTTGGCCTGCGGAGGAGAACCGGTCGCTATCGCCGCACTCATGGAGCAGTTCCCTGCCCACGTATTTGAATATACCGGCGTTGATATTCATGCCGACCAAGCACAACAGGCCCGTTCGACATTTCGCTGGCCTGCCAATGTCCACGGCACGATCTGTGAGGGCAATGCCTGGGAATTGCAAACATTGCCGCTGCCGGGCCCGTTTGAGATCGTGTTTAGTGGATTGAACTTCCACCATGGGACACCGGAAGAACTCGCTTTTGTTGGTCGTGCCTTGCTTACTGTCATGCCCCGTGGGGGCATCTTGCTGAGTCACGACTTGTTTCGGCCGTCTGCCATTCCCTATCGTCGCCGCCCGGACCGCGATGCGCAATCGACGGCCCCTTTCTCTCTCGTGTCGCCAGCGGACATGGTCGCAGCCGGTATCCCTGCCCGCCGCCTCCCGGGGGAGAACAGCGAGCCACGTGATTGGCGGGAGGACCTCATTGCCAAGCTGGATCAAGAAATCCGCCGGCATGGTGGAGATGACGTAGGGCGCGAAATGAATCACGCCCATATCCGCGCCCGCGATTTCCCCGTCTCCGCTCCGGAACTGGCGACCATTTTGACCGAGATCGGCTTTGAGACCCACGTTTATGACTATGAGCAATCTGGTCATCCCATGCAGGAGTATTTTGCCATGATTGCGGCGTACAAATTGTGAGGCACTTGCGCATGCGTCCATCCATTTCGCCACGAATCTTTCTCGTTCCGGGGGCGCGACCTGACGTCACCACTGCGGTCAAGGGTCTTGCCACGCGCATCATGCGGCGTGGAACCGTGGTCCGGCCCCCAACAAGCTCACAGGAACCGGCCTATGACGCCGCCTATGTATACCGCCGGGAATATCAAGACCGGCTGCTCAAGGGGACCGATGTGACGCGTCGCCCTTGGGATATTCACGGCAT is a window of Deltaproteobacteria bacterium DNA encoding:
- a CDS encoding class I SAM-dependent methyltransferase — translated: MAMRNEAHFGPTGFYWFMVSHNILLHQECVQTGGRILDAWIGAHASTAPLRVLDLACGGEPVAIAALMEQFPAHVFEYTGVDIHADQAQQARSTFRWPANVHGTICEGNAWELQTLPLPGPFEIVFSGLNFHHGTPEELAFVGRALLTVMPRGGILLSHDLFRPSAIPYRRRPDRDAQSTAPFSLVSPADMVAAGIPARRLPGENSEPRDWREDLIAKLDQEIRRHGGDDVGREMNHAHIRARDFPVSAPELATILTEIGFETHVYDYEQSGHPMQEYFAMIAAYKL